The following DNA comes from Artemia franciscana unplaced genomic scaffold, ASM3288406v1 Scaffold_1482, whole genome shotgun sequence.
TCCCTTCCTATAGTTATAAACTATAGTTATAGCTATATTAGTTATAAACTAAATTTGCTAAACTATTTACTTTATACTAATTTCTTTTTACAATCTGTACGGTATTTTTGGGAGTTGCTCTTTCTCGAAGACAACTATCTGCAAATACACTTGAAATTCTTTGCAAGTTCGTATTCTTTTACCTATAAAcaattctatttcttttcttttttgtacgcTACAgccaaaataacaaacaagcaggCACCATTTTAGTTAACACTCTCTTCCGATAATCAAGCAAAAACATCATGTATTTATCGAGGATTATCAACTGAAAATGTGATGTTgacaaaacgaaaaattttgGTTCTTGGCTCAAAACAGCGTCCTTTTTCCTTAAGCAAATAGTTTAGTAATTTGGTGCTATATGTGTTAAACACTACGGATGATCTGAAAGATACAAAGGTGATGTTAGGTAACCAAAAAGATCGATCTCGTGGATAGCTTTATCAGCctggttttatttcatttccatTTATTGTTGATCCTAAATTAGGTTCTATATTAGATATGTTTGATTATACAAAAAAGCACTTACCAGAGAAATAACTGTAGCAAGTAGAATCATTCTTATGAGGAGGCCACAACATTTTTGGTGGAACTTCCAAATGTACTTTCTCATAACGGCAAAtgaatctaaaagaaaaaagaagcagataaaaagaagaatttataCTCGCTAGGCTACTATTTGGTTTACATTGCAAATACAAAAAGCAAAGTAAATTCGACAAaagcaatttatgaaacatggGAAGCAAATGAATTGACTATATAAACACCTTAAGTACTGCCGATGCCTTGcgtgtttttttacttataactACGAAAAGAAAAGGCCGTGTTAATTTACATTGTTCTGCTTACGGAAATATGCAGCAAATAAACTTATGGTGTTAGTAAATCTCCAGTGTTACCTGAATATCAAATCTCAAAATCCCAACAGTCTAAATGAtgtaaagaaaactaataaatgactaACTAAAAACCAGTTAATCCTCCCCAATtaaaatcctattttttttttttttttttttttttttttagttgacgtATAAGCCACAACACGGTAAAAGCATTTGTTTACAAGCCATAGTCTCCATGCCGTTTTACACATATTTGTTCTGAGCTTTCTCTCAGTTGATCCTTTTCGTCGTTttgtgttttgctttttttccttttttttgttcatgtcCAACAGGATAGCAGATAGAGTGCACCGTTGGCCCAAAACTGCTGTTTGACAGACAATGTGGCCCACCGGCAAAAACATTTGTAGACTCCTGCTCAAACAGATAGTAATTAGAAATTTCTGCCACAATTCTTCCTTGTTTATCTTCCCAAATTCTGGctttcagaaaataatattGCTCTAATGTTAAACTTTCTTCCATCGAGGAGAAATAAAGAAtcattgaataaaaagaaagaccAAGAAAGTTGGGGAACATATAAATATCACCtttcgaaatatttttcccaTCTACTTAGTGAAAAACTGCTACAATTCAGATATAATAAAGATGGAGACAGGACTCTGcctattatatattttcttcttggaatttacaaataattcaaaaacttcgTATGAAACAGCTAGCCTAATAGAATAAAAGGACAATATGCAACTTACACTCTGTGAAGTGGGGTCCTTCAGAAGCATCTGCAGAAACCAATTTCATATTTGATTGAACAGGTTCTTGGACAGATTCTGTGCCAATAGTAACCACAGCTTTTGTCGGTAGCTTTATGTGGAATGCTTCACAAGCAGCCTAAAAAGGACAATGCGTGGTCTAAATGGACCCATATTTTTCTTAACTTTCTATTTCTACCCAACTTCATTCTTTATAGTTAGGCAATTCTTGATTAATCACACAAGAGTCGATCACTGTTAGAACCTTTTAGAGAAATGCTATACACAAATCTCTTTATGCTTGTGAGCATATGTAAAATACCTTATAGGGAATAGAATAAAACACTTAAAACgcacattagaaaaaaaaaagcgacAAAGAACCCATTTTTTTAGACATAAAGCGAAGATAATACAATACGTAAGAAGGGTAAGAAGGACGTGGCTCCCCGCCAAAAAGGAGGAAGAAAGAAGGAGTTTAAGCTGttgtattaataaatatagtagACAAATATTAGTGGTTTTttcttgataaacctaaataaGATTCCTGTTTATCCCCTGGTCAAAATGTAAAACttttacaagttttatttaaacaacTTATAGCAATTGTATGTATATCAGCCAATTGTAATTGTCCATTGAAttgttttgcatattttttttttatagtttttgtagttCAATTTTATTGCTTATTAGCCAGTTTTAAACAactattgtatttatttatacagATTTATTCAAAATCTATTTGCTACGCACACACATTCCCAGAGACCCTAAATATTATACTTTGGCGTAACCCGATTATATATAATATCTGCTGCTATACTCTGAATCGGCTATCCTGTATCCTTAAAAGACGTCCCCGAAAACTTCTCGGCCACACCCTCCGCCGCCCCAAAGTTGATAACTCTTACCCAATGGAGGCAaagctgaggggggggggctgtagaAATTATTCAGATAGTTAGCATGACATCTAGAGAGGAATTTCCCCTAGTTGTTTGTATTTTAACTATTTGCCTAACATTTAGAGAGGAGCATATTGAATTCATCGTAAGTTCATTGGGATTACAAACCAGAAAAAGTCCTGCGCTTGGGTACTTAGAGACAACAAAATCAGCGCTGGTCTGCAACTGCTGGAGAAATTTGCGTTTTGCATCAACATTTTGGTTTGTCCAGTAATAGAAGAAAGCTATTGCAATGGATATTATAGGGACGGGGGAGTATTTTAGGTATAATACTTTGCCAAAGGATTTCATTGTACTCAGATAAATTAAGAacaggaataattttagaaaaaaatatttaaactattttactaatatgatatgttaaaaataaatgaaagaaatggtttccattgatatttattttaaaagagttTCATCTGGTAAAATTTCAACAATGACATTTACAGATGGCAAAGCAGTAATTAGGCGTTTGAAGACTAGGTAGCAGATGAGCTTTTCCTTGGACAGAAATTTGTAAAAGCTGCTGGTCGAAAGGAAAATAAACGAGTCATCTCTTATTTATGATTAACTGagacaaaattataaaacattcttttgtttgttggtttttcctttttttggactAAACCAGAATTTTTGTGCATGCTTCCAAATCTAGCGTACCCCACCAGTTTTGGACACAcaccttttatttttgaaacattattcttattctttttcagtcttaacTCTTCCTCCCAGCTTATTCAATTGCACTAGGTAGTTTATTTAAGCGGTTACTTATTTAACATCACTAaaagtttaatataaaaaattagcgGTAACTAGATCTTATAGGGCTTCTATGAAATTTTTCGATGTTATTTTAGTCAGAGGAAGAAGAATTTGGAGGATACTGCATTTGAAAGAAAAGGACGGGGAGTTAATCAATGCTACACAATAGCCAATCATGCATATTTTATGGacgttacaaaaaaaactaataaacgcTTTAAATTGGGCTTTAAGACTAGCTATGTGGACAAACTAGACTGTTCTTCCGCAAAGCAAGTTCATTTATCTtaaattaataagtttaaaacTGTGAATTGTACCTGTACCTTGTTCCATTGGATACGTCCAGGACAACGTGGGGCATTCCTCCAGGCAACTGTACCACCATATTTCAATTCTTCAGTTTTCATGATGTAACCATCTGTTTCTTCGATCTgcgttttaatttcgctccaaCGGTTTAGATGCTCAGCAGATCCAAATCTAGCATGATGAGACCAAAGAATTTTAGTAGCCCCCACAAAGAGTAGAAATGCCACCACAGATAAGTAAATTGTAGACAAGGAAGATAAGTCAATATTCATTGTGATTACAGTTTCAGTACTTTTAAAtggtatcttctttttttcttatgggAAAAATCACAAGTATGTCATTTGACGTTAATGACGTGAAAaacagggaataaaaaaaaaaaaaatcagttatcgGTTATTTCCAAatctaattatatattttttttaccataagtGACAAGTAAATGCTCGGAGAGCATGactcttcaaaaaaagaaaaaaatatttttcaatatagcCTGAAACTAtcttctttttaagattcatcaATACTTATCAAGAATTCCTGTTGTCAATAGAggcaaaaataaccaaaaatggCCCAAACAGTTACTTtgcaaacttttaaattttaccaTTTGAAAAGATTCGAgtacaaattcaaaatatcacgttttaaattaaattaaattacaaagaaGGCATAGGCTTAGATTGAAAGTTAGTTATCTATGATGAATTCACCTTATTTTGTACTAGTGTGCCAAATAAGAACCTGCGAGCTTCAATATTAAATCAGATTTGCTgatatcaaaaagttcgtggcaacgaacagTAAGTGAATATGGAGCGCATGCTAATAGTAACCGAGACTCGAAAATAGTAGTTTTGACAGTGGTACATAcgtagaaaaattttgatttttttagtgaTCCTAAATATGCAATATTCATCAAGTTTCGGGTTACCCAAAAAACTcaagagcctgaaaaatttaccTGATCTTCAGAAAAAGCGAAAAACACCAACAAAAGGGCAAGTGGTcttgatgaaaataataaagCCAAATCAACATATCTGAGAACCCTGCAGCCCCAGTACATACTTCAAGTTCTAAtgtgtaaaatacaaaataacgTTTTGTGTACATGAACACAGaagtgtttttatatgttttttttttttgtcttcccaTTGGTAATCATCTCGAACCAATGGTCCCAGATtatcattacataaaaaaacaagtttcttcaactgaaagtaagtagcaacattaaaacttaaaacgaacaaaaattattacacatatgaagaggttcaccctcgtcaatacctcgttctttacaataaaattggaattttgttccaactgtttaagaatgacccctgaatcacaaaggccgtttaattagaataaatagctcttttgaaagtaaaaagaaaaatactttagcaggggtgtctgatacgatgaatctgacggtgtgatttgtattaagattctatggcttttaaagggggtgtttctccttttttcgaaaatgaggtaaattttctaaggctcgtaactttttatgggtaagaccaaacttgatgaaacttacatatttgaaatgagcataaaaattaaattcttttgatgtatctatcggtatcaaaattccgtttttagactttctgttactattgagccgcgtcactCCTTAACTACAGTTTGCTTCCAAGAATTGTTTGATCTTAGTCCCTTGGATATATTAAGTCATTTCTGGGGCGACATGAAAATTTCTTCAAGATTATACAAATCagttttattggtaaaaaaacacaaatattgcAAAGATTTTTGATATATCGTAAAAATTgcaaagataaaatttattaggaATGATTTAGTATTGGATCTTTTTTTCGGTAGATAATATATTTGAATACAGATGACTGAAAACTTTGCGTTTGGGAGAGACCGAAATTCCTTTATTGAGGTTTTTTCACAGCACTCTCCCCTCCAAGGAGGGGGGAAAAAATCTTAAAGCAACGTGTATGTTATCCCACCCCAACTATTGTTCATTGGTATTTTACGAATTAGgatttttttgataaaacattGCATTGTCAGTGTTAATGTGTCTCATCTAGGACAAACTATAAATAAGAGACAAATAATACCAAATAATAATAACGCGAATGAACAGACGCCCAAGTTAACCTTCGATATAAAATCTTCAGTTGTCATGGCTGCAATAtcagcttttttctataaatgagTTTTATGTACCCGCCCAGTCGCAAgtgcttttttgtatctttctttGGGCGTCTTCTTGGATACCAGGGGCGAGTTGCAGGAAAGGATCAGTAACTGACAACCTGACTCAaccaaaagggaaaaaagagatAATGCTAACCATATACGAAAAGCAACCGTAAAGAATGCTTCAGCAAACCAGCGACCTatagtaaagagaaaaaaaaggctccTGGAGCAccaaaaagaaagagggatttTGCTGATTTCATAAAGCTGATCATCGTATGGGTCAGCAAAGGTGGTTGACAAACCATCAAGGATGAAAATGTTGGCCTTCTTATGGAGCCAAAGATTATAGAAGACAATCTGAACTGTTCTCCTGATATTGTCTTGGTGAAATTAGAGGGCAGCATAACAAAGGAAAGATGCAAAGATGGCATCGTCGGTCAAGGAGGAGGTGAATAACTCAGGAGAGAGATGCTTAGCCCTAGCCCTAGGATACATAACCCTGATAAGAAATTTTTCCATCGACTGTGCAAAAGTGGGATAACTGGAGAAGCTTTCGAGGCTGTTGGTCGCATGAAATCAGTTTCATTTCTCAAGGAGAGATTGGCCTAAGAAAAACTCACattaaagaaggaaaacaaaTCGTACAATAAAGCGTTGTTAATAAATCAAGTCACtttgaaatgaataaaatcTAATTCTCGTAGttgattttaaagcaaaagTATTTTAGTGGATCTTAGGTGCAATCTTGCTTCTTTAGCAAATATGAATGTTAAATCGTTacgtttagaaaaaaatagataatataTCGACTTATATCTTATCTAGCAATCATCTGACTATTATCCACATTTGTCTCAAATTCCATATGTCAACTAgcctattatatatatatatatatatatatatatatatatatatatatatatatatatatatatatatatatatatatatatatattcattcatatatgaaatatgactatatatatgaaagaaagattgagatggctaggccacgttctacggatgacagaatttctttctttcattacataTATGGCAGCGgtagaagcaaaaaaataaacttttttaaaattgtgatttctataatttaagtaaaatatatCAAGCTTTTAAAAGTGGAAAGATACACTATGCTTTtatgaaaagtgaaatttttattactaaattGTTGAGATTTCATCCAAGTTgaaactgtttattaaaactattgaaaaaattgtgaGGGTTTTCAGTTAATACTTTATTGCCTATAGttaaaaccctcgttttaaatgaattctttgtgtttttatgtttttgtactACTTTTTTCTACAACCCTAAACGAACTAGTACTTAATCTTTAATAcatcttttacgaatatacaagttgaAACTTAATCCTTATTTCCAAGACTTCATTACTATCGTTATTACTAAGCGATGCGATAAGGTTAGGCGACATGCTATATGTTTATTAAGATCAATGATTTATAATGCAGTTAAAACcaacaaatttcaaaagtttgtgaACACCAgctcaaataaaattatcaCTATTATATGTAGCTCTCCTCGAAAGTCATGGTTTTGAATCAGGAGACTTTTTAAATACTGTTTGTCACTGGATCCTTTAATGAAAGGATCATTCAATAATTCTTCCGCACTTGGTCGTCTATGCGGGTTTCCGATCAGAcatctttttataaaattatgaaagtcCATCGTGAATTTATAGTCCAGCTTGTAATCACCACCCAAAAACACATCTGACATATGTTCAATGAATTCCATTTCGGGTTGTCTAAAAAAGGGTGGCTCACGTTGAGACAGCTCGATCGCTGTAATTCCTAGCGACCATATATCCACCTGAAAATTGTATATCTTTAGGcctattataataaattaaagatTTAGATCATCccttcttaaactatgggtcgcgaccccaaatggggtcgcgAGAGATtctaaacttaaatatttaaatatgggATTTTACAGTATTGACGCTCATCTCAGTGTTACTATATTGGTTTATTTTCCACCAGTCTGTCTTGTTTTGATGGACACTGACCAGAAAATTCTTGAATTTACTCGCCGGCTTAATTCTTGGCTAATTTTATTGGAATctggcttattttttttattgtaaaaaatacagTTTGATGAAAAGTAGGACATATAATGATTGTAACTATATTAAATgcaatgaaatttttaattttgtatttttgtatgtttctaaacaaattctaaagctaTATGTCTtcatatgtatatgtatattgctatctaataaataaatcatcaaaagatatttatttatctttcttttatatttctctcCTTTCGTTCGTCGTTCATCGctagaaaatgttaaaagaagTCTTACGTCCAGCAGTGTCAAACATTTcaccaaaatttaatttgttatgcaataaaaaacaagcaagcCCATGTCACTaaagtttttccttttactttaatttaatctgAACCACTCACAGACTGCGTTCGAATATATTCGATCAAGCTAAAACGGcgagaattttcttttgttaatatgTTAAGCCCCAATTTACTTTGTCAATACTATCATCTAAATCAGgacttcttaaacttttttcattcaCGACCCCGTTAATGATTGGGAGTTTCCTATTGAccccataaaaatataaaagaaggacaaataaatgttttttgatGACTTAGTTATTAGGTAAAAATATGCATTTACATATGGAAGTACAAAGCTTTAGAATTCGTTTAGAAGCatacaaaaatctaaaacaaaaattccgcaaaaagttgaaaaattgtctattatattGACAAAAATTATGAGCTCTATCGGAACATATTTatcaaacaagaaaataatcaCTCGGTCAAAGTAGGAAtattctcttcccccacgaaaaattccttATGGATCTTTTAAAACCATTTCTTCGTTTTTGTGCTAGTAATCGTAATGTATTTTATAAATGTTGGAGTGAGACTCGCCCTTAGTCCTAACTATGGACACTTTTAGGAACTTATACCCTTTGAGACGTGCATCGAAAGTGCTATTTTCTATGAGTTATATTCTTTAGTGACAGGAAACGAATTTAACACATGTGATgccaaaaaaaacagaattttataatCATTGGTTTGGAGCAACTTCGCATCGACTATTTTGacttaaatttttatacaaattttctgtttcttaaataaattattaatattttaatattatgatTAGGTATTTGCAGAAGACATAAACATTTATAATTAACTTTAGAGGTATTTCCAGaaattctttgccacaattggTAATTATCTAACCTAAGCGATAAATCGAAAAAGCGAAGGATCtttaaaagaccaaaaacagtccttttttgttttgttttctccctCCCAACAAATTTATTCGTTTATGTTTGAAACGCAGAGGTTTATTCTGATAACCATTTCCATAAGACAACGCGTCGTAAATTCTACAAACCTGTGTACCACTTAGGCTTTTATAATCTAATATAGATTACACGATAAAACTGACCCAAACTGCATTAAAATTACGTGGCATGTTTCCCGCTCTATGactttcattcaaaattaaCCTCATAGCATGGAGGATCAAACGGACGTTCAATGTGATTACGTGATTAATACAAAGGGACGGGTACGAAGAAAAATCACGTTCAAGTCGGTGATTAATCCCATAAGATCGGTGATTTTTCACccataagaaaatcaaaagctttttgatatttcttttattttcattttttttttttttttttttttatgtttaaaccGTCCAAATAGTGGACGGATTTTGCGTAAGAGATGAggattaaaaatttgagaaaaaatacaaaaatagcatTATTTTGACGAAAACTATGATAATGACAGAGAACACAACgaaaatctaaatattttggAGCCTAACGATCTAAAATCTCGCCTCCCAACTTGGGAGAAAACAAAGGGAGAAAATTGGAAACAACTTGGGAGaaaatcgctatatgtcacttggttaataccaagtgccataaaatccATTTATAAAGACGGCATTCGAGAAAAAGCAGGCTAGTTGAAactcattttaattaaaaatcattataTTGTAGCGAAGAAGACAGAAAGAAGCAAGGGATAAACCAAAGTCTATAGCAGATtagtaaattaaaagtaaaacactCGGTTTATGACAACTTTATTTTTGAccatttttgttctctggtgtgcatttaaagtttttctttgacCCCCCCCCAGAATAAAAATCCCTGAGACGGCTGAGACCTGGATCAAAAATTACCCTTGATGATGGAATTGCCTTGTGGCTTCCACAAAACTCATAGatgttgctaaaaaaaaaaaaaaaataaataaaaaaaaaaaaaaataactatcttaAAAGAGAAAGGGACACTTCAAGTATTGATTATAATTCTTGATTGATTATAAACAATGTTccatgtatttttattataacgTTTTATAACTGCAAGAGTCTTTTTGAATGACAATATAGCCGTATTAATAGCTTTTACGCATGATAGATGATGgccaaaaaagtgttttatgGTTGTTTATGTCAGATCAATCATTCATCGGCTTTTTGAGATCAATCAGATCTCAGACGAAGATATAGCACCAGGTCTCAGTGTATTTTTGCATTTTGCGACAAAAACTCCCTGTACGTAAAATGTATTTGCATTTACTACTTTGATATTGGCCACTTGCTCAAGGTTGCAAAACTGTGTGgacattatatttattattcaagAGAATCAATAAATACCTTTTTGTTGTAGCGAGAATTAAACAGTTGTTCTGGCGATAACCATAGTCGTGTACCATACATTGTGTCCTGTCCAGATATCCATTGACTATCAGTTGCTTCAATGATACCGCCTAGGTCCCCGATTTTCACCTCTCCATTACCGCCAATTAGAATATTGGCagctaaaagtaaaaacaggtaattttgcttttaaattttcGAAAATCGCAATTAATTATTTGCCAATTATGTTAGGATAATATAATTAGGGATAAACCAAAGTAACATTAACTAATCCTAGAAAATATCCTTAAAAttacttattaaaaatttaaaaaaataccctTAATAGTTATATTAGAATAAAATACACTATTGCAAATATAATGACCGCCAAGCCGTAGTCCCGTCTGTCGGAAAAAAAAGCCGAAATAAATGATTTAAGTGTGTTTTCCTTGCTTTTAACCTTACACTTGTATTACAGAAACGGATAATTGAAACGACAAGAAGTTGGTTTAAAAAGCTTGTATTAACGCTAATTAGCTCCTATTTATTGCCTACTAATCATGTGTTTGTCttaataatactattttttaatgccccttactttcaattggaaaaaaacttgtttttgttattgaattACAGATcgattttaaataatgctagcaAACTTGCTCCATTTCCATGGacaattctccccccccccccccacgagaGGTTGTTTCCACATAAATTACCCCCTCCCTTGCCAGAGAAATTCCTCCAGATAATTCCATTCTAGCTCAGAATTCCATACGGAAGGTTTCTTGCAGACGATTCcggttgaatttttttcttaagtcaatttaagaaaaattgaggGCCAACCAACAAAAGGGCCAATTAAAGGCCCTTTTGTTGGTATTTTCCAATAATTTGTTCAatttaactttttcttcttgaaaatgACGACCAAATCGAGGTATGATCTATCCCAAATCGATAATTTATGGAAAGATCTATTCAACTCTCCGCCACGCTTtagtctctctttctctctctctctatccctctctctctcgctcACGTACTCACTCAAAAAACACAGCCTAAGGAATGGAATGGTTGCTCCATGACTATTTCATGGAGTAATCTCAAACATGCATTGTTTGaggatttttctctcttttgtacGTCCTACCCCCGAATAcgctttctctctctctccctctttctctcGCCCACGTACTCACTCACAAAACACAGCCTAAGGAATGGAATGGTTGATCCATGACTATTTCATGGAGCAGCCTCGAGTGTGCATTGTTTGaggatttttctctcttttgtacGTCCTACCCCCAAATACGCTTGTCCTgtttggcatcctggcatcTCCAATGAATTGTcggacagaatagaggcagttcaaaaaaaagTGCCTAAGCATTATCTTCAATGGGGGTAAAgtgccttacatttcccttctttggagagcaaatctagtcacccttaagaGAAGGTGAGCACAAATGCTGAACAAGTATCTGAtgcatttcttgtcaatatggACATTTTAGGAATTGCTTTACCCTGGAGTGGGAAGCTTCTCCTGCCTGCACTaatattggtataaaaaaaattcagcacaAATGCTGAACAAGTATCTGAtgcatttcttgtcaatatggACATTTTAGGAATTGCTTTACCCTGGAGTGGGAAGCTTCTCCTGCCTGCACTaatattggtataaaaaaaatt
Coding sequences within:
- the LOC136042562 gene encoding uncharacterized protein LOC136042562 isoform X2 encodes the protein MVHDYGYRQNNCLILATTKRFGSAEHLNRWSEIKTQIEETDGYIMKTEELKYGGTVAWRNAPRCPGRIQWNKAACEAFHIKLPTKAVVTIGTESVQEPVQSNMKLVSADASEGPHFTEYSFAVMRKYIWKFHQKCCGLLIRMILLATVISLVSTKQIAREKADPLSIYHNFVPLGRGGFGAVFKAQDKFTNETVAIKIVDVEQPHRSSEKIYREVEALAKLQSPYFPKFYGSYRRVSYCMMLFYY
- the LOC136042562 gene encoding uncharacterized protein LOC136042562 isoform X1, with amino-acid sequence MVHDYGYRQNNCLILATTKRFGSAEHLNRWSEIKTQIEETDGYIMKTEELKYGGTVAWRNAPRCPGRIQWNKVQAACEAFHIKLPTKAVVTIGTESVQEPVQSNMKLVSADASEGPHFTEYSFAVMRKYIWKFHQKCCGLLIRMILLATVISLVSTKQIAREKADPLSIYHNFVPLGRGGFGAVFKAQDKFTNETVAIKIVDVEQPHRSSEKIYREVEALAKLQSPYFPKFYGSYRRVSYCMMLFYY